The Verrucomicrobiota bacterium DNA segment ATTCGGCCTGCACACGCCGACTGCCGATGAACTGGCCGGAATGACTGCCTATCAGGCGCGGCTCACGGTTTATTCTGATGCTGACCCGGATTGGCCGAGTTCGACCGTGGCGCTGCAAAGCTGGCGCGGCGGTGCTGATGAGAACGGCAATCCGCTCGGCGTCGATGGAACCACGGCGGCGGTAGATTTCCGCCGGGTACCGCCGCACTCATTGCTTTACATCCCGGCGACCGATCAATTCGTGGAGGCAATCGACACGGGCGCGACGAATCAGTGGGCACGCGACGACGCTGGCAAAAGTGATTATGGCGCGGACGGCCTGGGACGCATCGACATCCAAAGTTCGGCTCAGGGCCGGAGCTCCGGGCAAGTGGAACGGCAGTTCGAAACCTGGATCGGATCGAGTGATTACGGCCAGGTTTACATCGTGGCCCGGGGCGGCAGCTGGAAAAACTCACATTGACGCCATGAGCTGCCACGGTATCCGCAAGGTGAGGCGGGCGGCGGAGCTTCTGCCGACGTTCTTCAGCGTCATGCTGGTGATTGCTGCGGTTCGTGCGCAAACCCCGGCGATCCCGCGTCAGGACCGGTCGAGCCCGGACCAACGCTATGAATGGAGAGTCGACGTTCACGACCCCGTGCGTTATGAACTGGTTGAAGCCGGCAGTGGGCGCGTTCTCGCGACCGTCAGAGACTATTTCTCCGATCAAGGGCATGCGCTCGCGGTGAGACATGCCCGGGGCGCGGGCGTGTATTGGAACGACCGTTCCACCCTGGTGGCGTTGGACGAGTTCAATTTCCGGCGTGCCGGCCGCCTTTACCTTTTCTGGATACAGAATGGAAAAGCCAGGCCGATCCCGTTTGATGGGCTCATCACTTCGCCGGCCGGCGCGACGGAGGCGCGCTTTTGCGTGCAGCACGGGTGGGAATCTGCGACCCAACTTTCAATTCGATTGGCGGCGCAACTAAGTTCCGGTGAGGTGATCAGCAAGGGTTATCTGATTGACGTGGCCGATCCCATCCATCCGAAGGTACAGGCGCAGCCCTGATTCCGAGCCGCGTGGGCCGAATCCGGGCACAACCCGTCCCAACACAGATCCTGGACCGGTTCAGTTCCTGGAACTTTTCGATGGCACGGCTGCAACCGGCGCAGGCGTGATGGGAATGCTCTCGTGGTCCTCCCCGAAAAGGTAGAGGTGTTCTACTTCCAAGCCGGCCTGAGTGCGGTGGTTTCGATCGGGAGCCGAACCCGGTTTGGACTTGGCCACGAGCATCGCGTTCTCGCCGAGCTCAACATGGACGAACGTTTCGCTGCCCAGGTTTTCAATGATGTTGACGACCCCGGGCAGGGCAACCGTACTCGGGGCAGCGCTGAGATGAACGTGTTCCGGGCGCACGCCCAGCGTCACGGTCTTACCTTCAAGCGGACGGTCGACCTCGCAGGGCAGAGTGATCGCGCCGAAGGCGCTGGAACGGCAACGCAGTTGCGCAGGTTTTTGCGATTCCACCGTCAGCGGCAGCATGTTCATCTGGGGCGACCCGATAAAGCCGGCCACGAACTGGTTTCGCGGCTTTTCGTAGAGTTCCAGCGGCGAGCCGACCTGCTCGATGCGTCCTTCATTCAGGATGACGATGCGATCGGCCATGGTCATCGCTTCGACCTGATCGTGGGTGACGTAGACGGCCGTGTTACGCGTCTCGTAATGCAGGTTTAATAACTCGACGCGCATACGAACCCGCAGCTTGGCGTCCAGGTTCGATAGGGGCTCGTCGAAAAGAAACAGCT contains these protein-coding regions:
- a CDS encoding ABC transporter ATP-binding protein: MAYLELTDIEKYYDDFHALKNINLAIEKEEFVVFVGPSGCGKTTLLRSISGLESISSGRIQLDGKDITFAHPSKRNVAMVFQNYALFPHLNVFDNIAFGLKLQPLSRDEVKKRVDRAARLLHLEQLLARKPKQLSGGQRQRVAIGRAIVKEPKLFLFDEPLSNLDAKLRVRMRVELLNLHYETRNTAVYVTHDQVEAMTMADRIVILNEGRIEQVGSPLELYEKPRNQFVAGFIGSPQMNMLPLTVESQKPAQLRCRSSAFGAITLPCEVDRPLEGKTVTLGVRPEHVHLSAAPSTVALPGVVNIIENLGSETFVHVELGENAMLVAKSKPGSAPDRNHRTQAGLEVEHLYLFGEDHESIPITPAPVAAVPSKSSRN